TGGTATGAGGATGAACTGAGAGACTGTGTAAAAGCGTTTTTATCAACTCTAAATGTCCATGAATTAAGGGAACAAGAAGGCCCATGCGCCTCCAGCCCCTTAGGGTCTCCTTTCCCCTCACACACCCAGACACTCTGCAGGAGGCCGGGAGAGTACAGTTCAAAATGTTGGAGGTGCACCGGCTGTACGAGAAAAGTCTACTCCCAACTTTTTGGGAAACTGAAAGAGCAATGGAGGCCGCACTGGCTGTGCGCAGAACAGAAGCATTTCCCATATTCTCCTGGCCCCTCGAATCACAGCTTTCTTCCCGCTCGGTTGCAGGGGTGGGGCGGTTAGCTGGGGCCAAACCTTGGCGGGAAACGCGGCCTCAAATTACTGCTCGAGGCCCCTGCACGCTGTCGGGTCTTGGGTGGAAAGATCCGGTGTTCAAGACGTGCTCTCAGCTCCTACAGCGGCGGCTCGGTGGCCGGTCGCTGGTGAGTCGGAGTTGAAATTTCGCAGGCGCACAGGGAACCGCCGAGCCTCACGGAGGCGGCTGCTTAGCTAGTTGGTGGGTGGCGGGCTACTCGGCTGCCCGGAGCCGGCGCAGGGCCGCCGCACCGCCGATGGAAGGACCCATTCCCGCCACGCAGCTGCTCTGCAGGAGCCGCGAACTGCTGCCCCCTTCCCCCAGTCAGTGTCGTGCTCCGTGCGTCCCGCTCCCCACCGTGGCAGTGCAAGCCTGCTGGGTTCCCTGTCTCGGATGGGGCCTGAATTTTCGGGTACGAGACTGGGCTGGCGAAGTGAGTGCGAGCAGACCGCCGCCGAGCCCGGGAGGAAGTCTGTTGGTCTAGAAAGGGTTCCGGACCCGCCACAAAAATGGTTTTATTTGGGGGAActtaggggtacaagtgcagttgtgTTACGTGCATATATTGCATAGTGCCTGCCAGATTTTTAACAGGGACgccaatatttattgaaggctttCTAACGCCAGACTCGTTAACTAGTGTACACCTCTGGTTTATTTCAGAACCATTCCCTCCAAACGGAAGCAGACTTCAATCTGCAGGATTTCAGAGACACGGTGGATGATCTCATTTCAGGCAAGTGCAGTCTCCTGGCAGTTAAATAACAGCGGGGGTGTCCCCCACTCCCAAATCAGACTAGTTCAGATTTCGTGGTCGTGAAGGTGGTAAACCCAGCCAACTGTCAACGACTCTCCAGCAACTCATCAAAGAGTCAGCCTTTTCCATATTTAGGACATTTCTCTCCCCCGTGGAGAAGTCGAACCGCTGGATCTACATAGCGCTTTATCTGGGATCGGTGTGAGTTCTGGGAGAGGGAGGCCTATGCTGTGGTGTGGCAGGGGAGGTTGAGTGACGAGTGTGCAGGGTATCGAAGGCCTGTGTGACGTGCAGGCCCAGGGAAGTGTTCTTGATTGAATTCAGGTAAACTTAACAGGCATATGTTGGATACCTGCTGTGTATGTACAGGCTATCAGGAAGGGCCTCGTAATCAGGCGTTTAGGAGTAAGGGTGcttaatttaataaagaaaaatctctACATACACCCTACACCCAGAGTGGCATTTTGCTCCTGTAACTAGCTGGGCATGAATTTGAGGCTGCAAATCCAGCTCCTGCTCTTCTCCAGACTCATCCTCTATGATGTCGCCTACCCTGGCCAGCGGAGacttccccttctctccttgcGACATATCACCATTCGGGCCCTGCCTCTCCCCGCCACTGGACCCACGGGCCCTGCAGTCACCACCGCTGCGCCCTCCAGACGTGCCCCCGCCTGAGCAGTACTGGAAGGAGGTGGCGGACCAGAACCAGAGAGCGTTGGGAGACGCGCTTGTTGAGAATAATCAAGTAGGGACACTGGCCTGGCGACCAGGAATCCTGGGGCAGGAACAGGATATAGAGGGTGGAAGTGGGGTTTGCGAGGGAGAGGATGAGGTCCTGTGAGTCGGAACCAGTGGACTGACTGGTGGTTCACGTAGCTGCCATTGCTCTGGTGGCTCCACCTGTTTCCAAATTCATTAAGTGGGAATAATTCTACCCcacctgatttttattttattttattaattaatttttatttatttattcatttttttttgagacggagtctcgctctgtcgcccaggctggagtgcagtggcatgatctcggctcactgcaacctccgcctcccaggctcaagccattctcgtgcctcagcctcccaagtagctgggattacaagcgcatgccaccatacctggccaatttttatatttttagtagagacggagtttcaccatgttggccaggctggtctggaactcctgacctcaggtgatccgtctgcctcaaccgccaaagtgctgagattatgggcgtgagccactgcacctggccattttatttatttttaaaaatagttttatttgggGGGATTTAGAGGTACAAGTGCAGTTGTGTTACATACATATATTGCATAGTGCCTGCCAGATTTTTAATAGGGACGCCAATATTTTTTGAAGGCTTTCTATGTGTCTGGCCCTGGACTTACCGATTTATACTTTTTCTTCCCACTTAATGCTCACAATCATCGAGCTAGATACTCTTACTAGCCCCGTTTTACAAGGAAATCGAGACATAGGATTGCTGAACTTCGGTGACAGAACCTAGATCTGCCTGTTGCCCAAGTCAGTACTCTTTATCAGCACGCTACACCGAGGATTAATGGAGATAAATTTTGTCCAAgtgctttgtttaaaaaaaaaaaaaagtaaattgattATTATTCTCACTAGCGTAAATGCCTGTGCGTCCCCAGTTCCTGATGAGACGTCAGGATCTGGGTTTGATTCATGCCAGATATGCAGACGAGACCCAGCACAGTACGTACCCCTGAATGTTTGGGTCTCCTCCTGCAGCTGCACGTGACATTGACCCAGAAACAGGAGGAGATCGCCTCGCTCAAGGAGCGGAACGTGCAGCTGAAGGAACTCGCCAGCCGAACCCGGCACCTGGCCTCGGTGCTGGATGTAAGTGGGGCGCGGGCGTGTGGGAACTGCAGCACGTCGGAACTGAACAGTTCAGTGCATCCCCGCCCAGCATCGGGACCCGTGGGGGCCCCGGAGAGGAGAGTACCGCTGAGTGTGTGGTGCGTAGCGCGCCTAGGTCACCTTTTGCACGCTCCGAACCCGGAGGGTCCGGCAGGCCCCAGGGCGGCGCTCTTCCCTGTCTTTCGTAGAAGCTGATGATCACACAGTCCCGGGATTGTGGGGCGGCGGCCGAGCCCTTCCTGCTCAAGGCGAAGGCCAAAAGGAGCCTGGAGGAGTTGGTCAGCGCTGTGGGGCAGGATTGCGCGGAAGTGGACGCCATCCTGAGGGAGATTTCCGAGCGCTGCGATGAAGCCCTTCAGAGCCGCGATCCCAAGCGGCCCCGACTGCTGCCAGAACCCGCGAACACTGACACCAGGCCCGGGAACCTGCATGGCGCCTTCCGGGGGCTGCGCACAGACTGCAGCCGGAGCGCGTTGAACCTGAGCCACAGTGAGCTGGAGGAGGGCGGCTCCTTCAGCACCCGCATCCGCAGCCACAGCACCATCCGAACCCTCGCCTTCCCCCAGGGCAATGCCTTCACCATCAGAACAGCCAACGGGGGTTACAAGTTCCGCTGGGTCCCCAGTTGAGCTGTGATGTGGTCCCCCAAAACACTGCCCTGTGTTTCCACTGAAGTGCCTGGAGGCTTCCCAGAACTTTGCCTTCAGGTTGAATGCCACCCTGAAACATTTTTTCAGGAACAAAAGCATCTTGATACCGATGCATCGTAAATTTCTGCTACAAAACATTGTATAGCCCCTCCCCTTGtcacagtgaaactctgtgtatatatgtatatgtcacaTATGTCACAgccaattttaaaagtatttattttagcagctttgaaatatgtatttttagagCAGGGAAGGATTTAGAAACCATAgttacttttataattatgtaatgcTCTAATATtataagaaggaaaagaaggctctaagagattaagtaatttccTGCAATGGGAAACACTGGAACCTTTCAATCACTTTAACTAGTCACTTAAGGACTCTAGGCCCAGAAGCCTGGTTTCTGGGTGAATGTTTTTATACATCACTCAACTTCCCTCAGTCCTAAAAGGACACCTAATTTTGTTActattgaaaatttttattttggtggCCAGAATACGAAATCGGGAGAGGTAACCCAAACAGTTGTCTTAGGAAAAGGCAGATTCTCAGAGGCAATGGGCTATCAACAAAATAGGTGCTAAGCACATTTGTTTGTAATGATCATTCATATAATTTAGAAGATTTATGGTAACAGTTTATATTCATTATCCATACAGTTCTATTTGTGCAAATAGAATAACCACCTACAAGCAAACAGTGTTAATgagaaatatatattgttttaagaaaatagCATATACCGCATGAAAAAGAGtgttcccctttttttttttttttttttccagaaatcaaGTGTGGAAGTCTTGATCAAAGTAAAACTACCTATTTGAACTGCACAGATAAAACTGGGGTGCACAgtcatattttacatttcttggCTTGATTTATATAACTTGTAAGAAAAACTTAACTATAAAAAGTCAGTGTGCCTTCACTTTGACTTGACTTCTATTCCCTTTTGTCTGGGATTCTTTTTCCTACTCATTTCTGAAATTATATGAGTGGCATATGTCAAGTAGTGATTTGTCCTGACCTTCACAGTTCTTAACATGAGGTCTACTTCTTGCACTTGGGGGCCCAGCTTGGGCACGTTTCCAGCTGTGTTACGCCACACTGCATTGCTGGTTCTGCCCTCTGAGAGGAGATATCAGGTAACAGGTGACTTGGCAGTGTGGCAGAACCTGCTCTTCCAGTTTGTCATGTAtgtactgctatctgtatttaaATAGCCatttagaaaccaaaaaaaaggtGATAAAATAGACCATATTTCCTCATATTTTGTCTAACAAATGGACTCTTAAAAAGTACAGTGGATggcccagaattttttttcatcagCTCAAATATAAAGTTACCACAGTTCaggataagaaaaaacaaaaaatcacttcCCCCCAACCTCTTAACCTGTCCCCCAAAACAATCAGCTTGTCatgtcttttcctctctccttaaTGAGTATTCTTATAATGCTTTAATAACAAATAaccaaaaagttttaaatatataggtttttttctgtatgtcttatgactggagtttttaaaattacatttcttcCTGCCTTTAAGATTATATCCCTGTAATTGTCATGTTAGCCATTGGTAACTTGAACTGCTTAAGTATCTTTCACTTCTGAGgcaggggttggggtgggaggtTGGAGGTTGGGGCGTCATCTTGTGGACTAATGGCACAAATGACTAAATTAGTTAGCAGTAGTAGAGTTTACAAATtagattcatttgtttatttaacagatatttattgattatTACTGAGAATCTTAGTAATACAGATACTAAGTAAACagcaaaataacaaaacacaaaaatcttgCCCTCATGGATCTTACTTTCTCCTGGGAAGACATAACtaccaaacaaataaatatatacatgctaTGAAGAGTAAGGATAGAGAATTCTGTGTGTGGCGtgataagaaatacatatttggtctttgtctctGGTTCCTGGCTTCTGGCTTCTAAAATCCTTGGACTCTAACCAGTGATGAGTGCCatctcgctatgtttcccaggctggttttgaactcccagcctcaagcgatcctccctttctgcctcagcctcccaagtggctggggttATGGGCCTGAGCCACTACACAGCTAAGAGTGTCTTATATGTGCTAATGAGATGGCTGGTGTCTGAGAGCCCCTAGAGAGCTTCAAGATGGGGGCTAGTCTTTAGAAAGTCCAAGCAATGGCTGGATATGGTGGccgctgcctgtaatcccagcagtttgggaggccaaggtggacagatcacctaggagtttgagaccagcctggccaacatggtgaaacactgtctctactaaaaagacaaaaattagcaagacaaaaattagctgggcttggtggtgagttcctgtagtcccagctacttgggaggctgaggcaggagaatcactgaggctacttgggaggctgaggcaggagaatcactgaggctacttgggaggctgaggcaggagaatcactgaggctacttgggaggctgaggcaggagaatcactgaggctacttgggaggctgaggcaggagaatcacttgaacctgggaggcagaggttgcagtgagctgagatcatgccactgcacaccagccgcctgggtgacagagcacgactccatctaaaaaacaaaaaaagtcatgattagagggttggaactttcagcctttCGGCCTCTGCTTCTTGTCCCCACCTCTGGGCAGAGGGGAGGGGCTAGAGATTGAGTTAtcccaatggccaatgatttattTAATCAATATGAAACCTCCATAAAATCCCCTAAGTGATaaggttcagagagcttccaagTCGGTAAAGCTATCTaggtgctgggagggtggtgTGCCCAGAGAGGACATGGAAGCTGTGCCCCCCTCACCATACTTTGCCAAGTACATTTCTCCTATTTGGCTATTGATGAGTTGTGACctttataataaacaaataatagtaaaaaaaatgagttcctgagttctgtgagccattctagcaaattattaaatCTAATGGGGTGTTATGGGAACCCTAGACTTTGTAGCCAAGTCAGAAATGTGGGCATGCTAGGCACctgactggcatctgaagtgaagGAAGTTTTGTGGACTAAGCCCTTAAATGTGTGGAATCTGACAATAACTCtaggtagtgtcagaattgaattgaattacagGATACCCAGTTGTATCCGGAGAATTGGAGAACTGGTTGTTGGTGTGGAAAAACCCCTGACATATTTGGTGTCAGAATCTTGTAAATAAAAATAGCTCAGCGCGATAGTAGGTAGTCTTCGGGCCTATGTGGTCTACCCTAGTTCAGAAATATGTGTTAGCCTGAAATTACCTCAATAATCACTTCATTTCCAATAGGACCAGGTACAGTTCTAGTTGTTGCGAAGACAACCAGGAACAAAAAACAAGTGCTTGCCTCATGAAGCATGCATTCTAGTGGGGGAAGACAGATACTAAACAGATAGATGATGTCTGATATTTAAcacattataaagaaaataaagcaaggtaTAGAGACAAGATGTGACAGGAGTTACTGTTTTAGCTAACACAGGGTATTTCTAGAAGTTTCTATGAAagtaaaatcagttttaaaaaggaggtacagtggccaggcacagtggctcacacctgtaatcccagcactttgggaggccaaggcgggtgatcacctgaggtcaggagttagagaacagcctggccaacataaatccccatctctactaatagtacaaaaattagctgggcatggtggcgcatgctagTAATCCCagatgctctggaggctgaggcaagagaattgcttgaacccaggaggcagaggttgcagtgagccgagattgcaccattgcactccagcctgggtgacaagagcaaaaccctgtctcaaaaaaaaaaaaaaaaaaaaaaaaaaaagaggtacacACATTTTAACTAGATTATTATTAATGACATGGCCTCATAATTGCAACAGTGAGATGTTATTGTAAAGTAGTGGCTCTCGAACTGCTgtgtgtatcagaatcacctggagagcttattAAAACCCAGCTTTCTGGACCCATCCCCAGATTTCCTGATTCAGTAATTTTGCAGTAAGGCCTAAGAATGTGAATTTCTCACAAGATCCCAGGTGATGCTGGGGtctgggaccacactttgagacccAGTGTTGTAAAGAAgccttttaaagattatttttaaaaggttaaagcAGGCCAgccatggtagctcatgcctgtaatcctagcactttgggatgctgaggcgggtggatcacctgaggtcaggagttcgagaccagcttggccaacatggcgtaaaccccatctctactaaaaatacaaaaaaaaattagtaaggcatgatggcgggcacctgtaatcccagctgctggggaggctgaggcatgagaatcacttgaacccaggaggcggaggttgcagtgagccaagattgtgccactgaactccagcctaggtgacagagcaggactccatctcaaaacaaacaaaaaaagattaaagc
The sequence above is a segment of the Gorilla gorilla gorilla isolate KB3781 chromosome 19, NHGRI_mGorGor1-v2.1_pri, whole genome shotgun sequence genome. Coding sequences within it:
- the MCIDAS gene encoding multicilin; the protein is MQACGGGAAGRRAFDSICPNRMLALPGRALLCKPGKPEKKFAPPRKFFPGCTGESPVSVYEDPPDAEPTALPALTTIDLQDLADCSSLLGSDAPPGGDLAASQNHSLQTEADFNLQDFRDTVDDLISDSSSMMSPTLASGDFPFSPCDISPFGPCLSPPLDPRALQSPPLRPPDVPPPEQYWKEVADQNQRALGDALVENNQLHVTLTQKQEEIASLKERNVQLKELASRTRHLASVLDKLMITQSRDCGAAAEPFLLKAKAKRSLEELVSAVGQDCAEVDAILREISERCDEALQSRDPKRPRLLPEPANTDTRPGNLHGAFRGLRTDCSRSALNLSHSELEEGGSFSTRIRSHSTIRTLAFPQGNAFTIRTANGGYKFRWVPS